The Streptococcus respiraculi sequence GCTAATAAAGTAAGAGGGATTCGTGCTGCACAAGTACATGATGTGTATTCTGCAAAACGTGCTGAATTGAGTAATAACGCTCATATTATTACAATCGGGTCTAAGGTGGTTGGTCCAGCTTTGGCAGCAGAACTTGTTACGACATTTTTAGCTCAGCATTTTGTTGAAAGTCCTTCTTCTGAAAAAATTGCTCAAGTAATGGAGTTGGAAAATAAATGCTAGAAGACAGAAATGTTGTGCGTCGACCCATTGTAGGGCTGAGTCAAAAGAATTATCGTAATACAGCTACCTTAGAGAAAGAATATCTGAATGTTTTTTTAGAAGAACTGGATTTATTAGCTGATGTAGATATTGATTTGTTTTATTTTCCGAGTTTAGGAGTTCTCCACCAATCAGCTGCTATGTTGAAAGGGACTAAGCTAGAGTATGGTGCACAGAATATTGCACCGATTGCTAACGGTGCAATGACAGGAGAATTTTCGATTGAATCGCTTGTGGATATAGGTGGTTCCTATGTTGAGCTAGGTCATGCGGAAAGGCGTAAGTATTTTGGCGAAACAGATGAGCTCATTCGTCAGAAAATACAACTAGCTTTTGAATTAGGAGTCACTCCAGTTCTTTGTATCGGAGATCCTGAACGTTCTACAGAAGAAGTAAGGCAGGGATATTTTACCCAGCAGTTAGTAACAGTTATATCAGGTATCAGTCAGTGTGATCTTAAGCGTTTAGTGATTGCTTATGAACCAGTTTGGGCGATTGGTCAAGCTGAAGCAGCGGACGATAATTATGTTTGGGACTCTCATCGTATCATTCGTGCTATTCTCACTCGTGAATGTGGAGCAGAAGTGGCGGATGCTGTTAGAATTATTTACGGTGGTTCTGTTAGTAAAGAAAATACGAAAAGTTTAGTCAAGGATGCAAATGTTGATGGTGTCTTTGTTGGAAGATTTGGACATAATCCTCATCATTTTGCAGAAATTATTCGACTGGTTTATCAGATAAAAGATATGGAGGAAAATAGGTGAAAGCCATCATTTTGGTATCCCATTCTGAAAAGATTTCAGAGGGATTAAAGGAAATGCTAGAGGAAATGATTGACTCTTCAGCAGTACAAATTATTTCGGCAGGTGGAACAGGAGATGGTCGTTTAGGGACTAATGCGATTACGATTTATGAACATCTAGTTGCCTGCTCTGAATGTGAAGAAATTTATATTTTTGCCGACATTGGAAGCTCTATTTTAAGTTCGGAAACAGCCATAGAAATGCTGGACTTAGAAGAAGATAGACAGAAAGTGACATTATTTGATGCCCCGCTGATAGAAGGTGCATTTATTGGAGCAGTACAAGCCTCTATTGGAGCTTGTACCAAGGACATATTGGAAGAAATATCTTTAAATAAATAATTTTTGGAGGAACATCTCATGAGAAGACTCATTAACGACGGCTACAATGTAGTAGAAGAAATGCTTGCAGGCTATGCAGCAGCGAACCCTACCTATGTCAAATTATTAGAACACGATGACCGTGTAGTGGTTAGTCAACAGCTAAGTGAAGAACCTCGCGTAAGAATCATTATAGGTGGCGGTTCTGGTCACGAACCACTATTCCTAGGCTATGTAGGAAAGGATTTTGCAGATGCTGCCGTAGTCGGTAATGTTAACACTTCACCATCTCCAGAACCATGTTATAATGCTGTCAAAGCAGTGGATAGTGGCAAAGGATGTCTTTATCTCTATGGTAACTATGCAGGAGATGTCTTGAATTTTGATATGGGTGCGGAATTGGCAGCTGATGATGGCATTCGGGTTGAAACAGTTACTGTCAAAGATGACTTGATTTCATCTGAAAACTTTGAGGATCGTCGTGGAGTAGCTGGAGACTTATTTGTATTTAAAGTAGCCGCAGCCGCAGCTGCTAAAGGTTATGACCTAGATGCAGTAAAGGCTGTAGCAGAACGTGCAAATGAAAATACCTTCTCAATGGGTGTTGCCTTATCATCTGCTACCTTACCAGTAACTGGAAAAGAAATTTTTGATATGGAA is a genomic window containing:
- a CDS encoding RpiB/LacA/LacB family sugar-phosphate isomerase: MKVGIGADNNAFELKEFIKTVLADNGFEVEDYGCYSEDSIDYPGIAEKVAHGILVGEVQKGILLCGTGIGMAMAANKVRGIRAAQVHDVYSAKRAELSNNAHIITIGSKVVGPALAAELVTTFLAQHFVESPSSEKIAQVMELENKC
- a CDS encoding triose-phosphate isomerase family protein: MLEDRNVVRRPIVGLSQKNYRNTATLEKEYLNVFLEELDLLADVDIDLFYFPSLGVLHQSAAMLKGTKLEYGAQNIAPIANGAMTGEFSIESLVDIGGSYVELGHAERRKYFGETDELIRQKIQLAFELGVTPVLCIGDPERSTEEVRQGYFTQQLVTVISGISQCDLKRLVIAYEPVWAIGQAEAADDNYVWDSHRIIRAILTRECGAEVADAVRIIYGGSVSKENTKSLVKDANVDGVFVGRFGHNPHHFAEIIRLVYQIKDMEENR
- the dhaM gene encoding dihydroxyacetone kinase phosphoryl donor subunit DhaM, translating into MKAIILVSHSEKISEGLKEMLEEMIDSSAVQIISAGGTGDGRLGTNAITIYEHLVACSECEEIYIFADIGSSILSSETAIEMLDLEEDRQKVTLFDAPLIEGAFIGAVQASIGACTKDILEEISLNK
- a CDS encoding dihydroxyacetone kinase subunit DhaK; the protein is MRRLINDGYNVVEEMLAGYAAANPTYVKLLEHDDRVVVSQQLSEEPRVRIIIGGGSGHEPLFLGYVGKDFADAAVVGNVNTSPSPEPCYNAVKAVDSGKGCLYLYGNYAGDVLNFDMGAELAADDGIRVETVTVKDDLISSENFEDRRGVAGDLFVFKVAAAAAAKGYDLDAVKAVAERANENTFSMGVALSSATLPVTGKEIFDMEDGDMEVGMGLHGEPGIRREKLRSADEVVEEIYTYIKEHTDLAAGDEVAVLVNGLGGLPLMDQYICYRKLNELLTTDEITIHKSLVGNFATSMDMVGMSITLLRVDAELKELLDLPCDTPYYKA